The Thermoanaerobacterium thermosaccharolyticum DSM 571 region AGGAGCAACTTCTTTTTCAGCGAATTCTCTCACAACACGCCTTACCATTTCTTGCTCCTTTGTTAATGAAAAGTCCATAAAATTGCCTCCTTATTGATAATTTTGTAACAAAAATTGATATTATTTGCCAAATTTAGGCGCCCTCTTTTCAGAAAACGCAATCATACCTTCTTTTTGATCATCTGTTGTAAAACATAAGGAAAATTTCTCAGCTTCTATAGTATTGCCTGTATCTAAGTCTGTTTCCATTCCCTTATTTATTGCTTCCTTTGCTAGAGAAATTGCTATTTGACTTTTTGACATCATTTTTTTCGCGAGTTTTTTTGCTTCTTCAATGAGATCAGATAGTTCAACAACTTTAGATATAAGGCCTATTTTATATGCTTCATCAGAATTTATCATGTCACCTGTGAAAATAAGCTCTTTAGCTTTAGAAGTGCCTATAAGACGTGGTAATCTTTGAGTTCCTGAAAAGCCAGGTATTATTCCAAGTCCTACTTCAGGTTGACCAAATTTTGCATTTTTACTTGCAATACGTATGTCACATGCCATAGAAAGCTCGCATCCACCACCAAGTGCAAAACCATTTACCGCTGCTATAACAGGCTTACTTAGCATTTCTATCTTCCTAAATACTTTCTGTCCATAAAGAGAGAACTTCTTCGCTTCAAGTGGTGTCATATTACTCATCTCAGCTATATCAGCACCTGCAACGAAGGCTTTTTCACCGCTGCCAGTTATAATTAAAACTTTTATCTCTTTATCATTTTCAACTATATCAAGCACACTATCTAACTCTTTTAGTGTCTCATAGTTTAATGCATTTAAAGCCTTTGGACGATTTATAATGATGAGAGCTATCCCATCATCCTTATTTAATAAAACATTATTAAAATCCATTGAAATCCTCCTTTACATAATTTTATAGCCATCAGCAAGCAAAAAAGCCAGATAACAAGCTAAAATGAATTGCTTTCAAGTCAGGTATTTGTTATGTTTTTATCAATTTCAAATTTATTATATACCTATTAACCGCAAGATGCAAGTAATTTTTGTTAATTTTTAATCAACTAATACTCAAAATTACACTATTAATGTGTAACTCAATGAAAAATAATATTTATATTAGTAAGCTAAGTGATTTGTAAAAGGCTTAATTTAAACCTCTTACAAACCACCAATGAATATAATAAGGGCAGAATTTTTAAAGAATTTGTGAAATAATGTTAGTACAAAAATTAACCTTAAAATTATCTGTCATTTTAAATTGACAGCGTATTTATTTTTCCCTTACAATAACTGATACTCCATCTGGTATTACATTTATCTTAGAATCATTGTTAACAATGCTTTCTGCAATTTTTAACGCTTCACCTAAATCCTTTGCTGGTGTCATAAACATGTCTTTTACATATTCATAGTTTTTGCTATCTGTCACCATTATGACCTTATGATTTATTAGAATTCTGGCTAATATCTGTGCTTCCCATTGATCCGGAAGCGTCTCGTCACGTCCTCTCGAAAGGATCTTATTCATCACATCTTGTGGGTCTTTGGATTCTTTAAACCATCTGTAAAATCCTTCTCCTCCATGACCATCAGCACATTCGGCGGCAATGATTATCACGCCGCCGTCTTTACAAGCAGCCTCACCTGCCGTCATACCTTTTACAGACTGGTAGATATTTTGATCAAGTGGATAACCGCCATTTGATGTTATTACAATGTCTGCAGGTTTTGCATTCACCGTTGCAATCTCGCTTACAAATTCACACCCCTTTAAGTGTGCCTTTTCACTATGTCCGGCAAAAGCATTTACTATCTTGTGACTTGAATCTATAACGACATTTAAGATAAATGCAAGGTTTGCTTTTTTAGCAGCATAGATCATGTCTCTGTGTATTGGATTATTTTCTAAAACACCTGTTCTGGCATATGGATTTTTGATAAACTCAGAGCAATGATTTGCCAAGATACATTGAACGCTGGCTATTCCTGGCAGGATACTTTTTCTTCCACCGGAGAACCCCGCAAAAAAGTGAGGTTCTATAAAACCTTCGGCAACTAACAAGTCTGCTTCCACTGCCAATTTATTTATTTCTAGTTTGCCGCCTGATGGCAATGTACCTATCAATTCCATATTTTCACTATTTCTCGAGTCATGAACTACAAATTGTTCATTTTCAACGAGATCTTCTCCAAATTTTGCTTTCATTTCCTGCAATGTCGTTCCCCTGTGAAATCCTGTTGCAATTAAAATCTTTACATTAGCACTTTTGTTCTTTTTTCTTATTTCATCGAGAAGCAATGGTAATGTAATCCTGCTCGGTACAGGCCTTGTGTGGTCGCTTGTTATGATTACAATGTTTTTCTTACCTTCCGCAAGGTCTTGAAGCCTTTTTGTTCCTATTGGATTCTCTAATGCCCTCTTAACTATATCTTCTTCTGACATATTTACCTTATA contains the following coding sequences:
- the larA gene encoding nickel-dependent lactate racemase; the protein is MANIEIPYGKSKLAFDLPDERIQGILRSKAGSYKVNMSEEDIVKRALENPIGTKRLQDLAEGKKNIVIITSDHTRPVPSRITLPLLLDEIRKKNKSANVKILIATGFHRGTTLQEMKAKFGEDLVENEQFVVHDSRNSENMELIGTLPSGGKLEINKLAVEADLLVAEGFIEPHFFAGFSGGRKSILPGIASVQCILANHCSEFIKNPYARTGVLENNPIHRDMIYAAKKANLAFILNVVIDSSHKIVNAFAGHSEKAHLKGCEFVSEIATVNAKPADIVITSNGGYPLDQNIYQSVKGMTAGEAACKDGGVIIIAAECADGHGGEGFYRWFKESKDPQDVMNKILSRGRDETLPDQWEAQILARILINHKVIMVTDSKNYEYVKDMFMTPAKDLGEALKIAESIVNNDSKINVIPDGVSVIVREK
- a CDS encoding short-chain-enoyl-CoA hydratase, giving the protein MDFNNVLLNKDDGIALIIINRPKALNALNYETLKELDSVLDIVENDKEIKVLIITGSGEKAFVAGADIAEMSNMTPLEAKKFSLYGQKVFRKIEMLSKPVIAAVNGFALGGGCELSMACDIRIASKNAKFGQPEVGLGIIPGFSGTQRLPRLIGTSKAKELIFTGDMINSDEAYKIGLISKVVELSDLIEEAKKLAKKMMSKSQIAISLAKEAINKGMETDLDTGNTIEAEKFSLCFTTDDQKEGMIAFSEKRAPKFGK